The DNA region ATACCGAAGAATTCAGAGCTGGCAATTGGTTCACTCACGCGAATAGCAGTGTATAAACCAGAGATGATTGGTAATTGTAGTAATAATGGTAAACAACCCATTCCACCAAACATAGAAACGTTATTTTCGCGCATGAATTCTTGTTGTTCAGTCGCTAATGCCATTTTCTCTTCTTGCGTTGTGGCATTTTTTTGACGTTCTTGAATTTCTTTTAAGTATGGTTGGAAAGCAGCCATCTTAATTTGTTGACGCGTTGAGCTTTTCAGCTGGTTCAGGGTAAGTGGCAATAGAATAATACGAATGGCAATGGTAATAATGATAATAGCAATTCCGTAGTTACCAGCAAACTGATCAGCAATCCATGCGATAAGTTGACCAATCGGTGCTACTGTTAAGCGGTACATAAGACCATCTGGATTATTTGGATTGGCACATCCACCCAAAAATACCACGAGTGACATCACTAACATAATTAGCGATAGGCGTTTATTTTTTAAACGGCTTGACAATACTTCACGTCCTTTAATTTATATAGTTATTTGATTCTTGTTTAAGTGTCTTGACTAACGTTACTATTGTAGCTAATTTGGGGGGCTATTTCAATAAACGGTGCGAAATTTCACCATTTCCTCACTATTGAAGGTTTCAACGACTTGGATATTGTCGACATGGGCGGATGGGTTTTCCGGCATTTCTTTGACTTCTTCAATAAAAGCGCGCAATGTGGCATCGTCTGCTTGAACAAGAATTTCGACTGATCCATCGTTCTTATTCTCAACAGTTCCTGCAACTTTCATCCTCTTGGCGATTCTTTCCGTAAAATAACGAAAGCCTACACCTTGCACACGTCCGGTTACAACAATTCTACATGTTTTCATAAATATCCCTTCTTTCATTATGCTTCTTTAATTATACTAGATATTATGTCGATTAACATCAGACTAAGTACTAATTTTGAATGGGATTTTTATTAAAATGAAGTCCTTTGTTTGCGTAAGGTCAAAACATCACCAAGATGAAAATCGACCGTAAGTTTGGTATAATAGAGTGCTGATTGGAGAGTGAAGAAGATGAGTTTCCAAGTATATCAAATAGATGGATTTGACGAGCCATGGTGGTTTGAAGATGACTGGCATGAGCATGTCGTCGCTGTTGAAACGGCTGACAGCTTAGAGGATGCAGCACTTATTTTTCAAGGTGAATCATTAAAATTGCAGGGCTTATTTCCGAAGACGCGTAGCCGAGTAGAAGGGATGCGCGCTTTCTGGCAACCGGGTGAAACGGATTGGTGTGAACCTTGTGCCAATGATGAACAAGTCTACCATAGCCTAGTCCTTTATGAGAACCAACAAGCTTTAAGTGAGGCACGCGTCAAAGAATTAACCAGTATTTTAGACAATATCAATCGCTATTCGAGCGATAAAAATCTTTTAGAAGAGGAGGGTTAGCGTGGCAAGAAAAAAGAAAAGACGGACTAAGAAACAACAAGAGCTATTCCGCATGCAATTATTTTCTGGGATTTCATTATTTTTCGCCATTATCGGTGTGCTAGAACTTGGTGCATTGGGCCGATTATTCATGCATCTGATGGAATTTTTTGTTGGGGGACTAGCCGTTCCTGTATTTATTATTGAAATTATCTTCACAGGATGGGTGCTTGTGACAGGGCATGGCCCATTAGTTTTAGGTAGAATTATGAACACGGTGATTTGGGCAGTACCTATCCTAGCCATATTAATGCATGCTTGGGATTATT from Aerococcus urinaeequi includes:
- the yidC gene encoding membrane protein insertase YidC, whose translation is MSSRLKNKRLSLIMLVMSLVVFLGGCANPNNPDGLMYRLTVAPIGQLIAWIADQFAGNYGIAIIIITIAIRIILLPLTLNQLKSSTRQQIKMAAFQPYLKEIQERQKNATTQEEKMALATEQQEFMRENNVSMFGGMGCLPLLLQLPIISGLYTAIRVSEPIASSEFFGISLGESHMVLAIITIVMYLIQSFITLQGVPEEQKAQMRSTLFMTPIMMGFIVFTTPAGLTLYFLAGAIWSILQSLFTTFYFKPRIQAEVDKEMAENPIKVKKPSSGRKDVTDSVKNEPTNKRLTNNDSQTNRNAGKQRK
- a CDS encoding acylphosphatase, whose product is MKTCRIVVTGRVQGVGFRYFTERIAKRMKVAGTVENKNDGSVEILVQADDATLRAFIEEVKEMPENPSAHVDNIQVVETFNSEEMVKFRTVY
- a CDS encoding DUF1033 family protein, which produces MSFQVYQIDGFDEPWWFEDDWHEHVVAVETADSLEDAALIFQGESLKLQGLFPKTRSRVEGMRAFWQPGETDWCEPCANDEQVYHSLVLYENQQALSEARVKELTSILDNINRYSSDKNLLEEEG